Below is a window of uncultured Cohaesibacter sp. DNA.
CTGAGTTGGCCAGCGGTCATACACCCGCCTCCCTTTGAGCTTTTGCAGAGAGCTTGCACCATAGTCATCTTCATTTCCATCCCAAAATGCGTTCTGATGCTTTTACTGGATAAGTAGAAGGACGGATCACACAAAGTGCGAGCCTCGGGCCAAAAAAAGTTCGCTAAAATGGAAAATCAACAATTTGAACCAGTGATCCATCCCCCCTGACGAAACGAATAAGGTGTAAAATCGCGGAGTTCACCATGCAAATTGCAATCATCGGATCAGGTATTTCGGGCCTTTCTGCCGCCTGGCTTTTATCCAGACACCACAGCGTTGATATTTACGAAAAGGACGACCGGCTTGGCGGTCATGCCAACACCCAGAGAGTGGAAAGCTCAACCGGCCCTGTCGATGTGGATACCGGCTTCATCGTCTATAACGAGAAGACCTACCCCAATCTGACCCGTCTTTTTGCCCATCTGGAGGTGGAAACCGCCCCGTCCGACATGTCCTTCTCGGCCTGCTTGCGCGAGCGCGATCAGGAATATAGCGGTCAGGGTCTGAAGGGACTTTTTGCCAAACCGTCCAACGCCATCAATCCGCGCTTTCTGAAAATGCTGTCCGATATCCGCCGCTTCTATGCCGAAGCGCCCCGCGACATTGAAACGGTGCAGGCCCGGCAACTGACGCTGGAAGACTATCTCAAAACCAATGGCTATAGCGAAGCTTTCATCCATGATCATCTGGTGCCCATGGGTGCGGCCATCTGGTGCATACCCTCAGAGGAAATGATGAAATTTCCCTTTGAAGCCTTCATGCGCTTTTCCATCAATCACGGTTTGGTGCAGTTTCGCGATCGGCCGCAATGGCGCACCATTGCTGGTGGCTCGCAGAATTATGTGCGCAAGATCGTGCAGCATATTTCCGGCGAGCTTCATCTCAATCAGTCCATCTCCGCCCTTGTCCGCCGCCCCGGTTCGGTCACTCTGCGCACGCGACAGGGCCTTGAGAAGCGCTATGATCATGTGGTGCTCGCCTGCCATGCAGATCAGGCCCTGCAGATTCTGTCAGCCACAGAAGGCGATATTGATCAGGCCGAACGCGACACGCTGGCCGCTATACCCTATCACAAGAATCTTGCCATCCTGCACAAGGACCCGGCTCTGATGCCGCGCCGTCGCGCCGCATGGGCCAGTTGGAACTATATTCAGGACAGCGGCATCAAGGCCTCAGGCGATGATGGCGATCCCCGGCTCTGTGTCACCTACTGGATGAACAAGCTTCAGCCTCTGACCTGTGAGGACGATCTGTTCGTGACCCTCAATCCCATCGACCAACCGGCAGAGGGCAGCATCTTGCGTTCCCAGCTCTATCACCATCCGGTCTTTAACATGCAGGCCATAGAAGCCCAGAAGCATCTGTGGAAACTGCAGGGCAACCGACGGACATGGTTCTGCGGTGCCTATTTCGGTTATGGCTTCCATGAAGACGGCATTCAGGCAGGGCTCGCCGTGGCCGAACAGCTGGGCGGCATCAAGCGCCCATGGGCATTGGAAGAGCCCTCAAGCCGCATTCACGTCACCCCCGCAAAGACAACCAGAGACCACGCAAATGACGCGCCCCGCAAACTGGCGGTGGCAAAATGACAAAGAATGCTCCGTCCAAATTTGCTCCCGCGCCCTGCCTCTATGAGGGCGTCGTCACCCATATTCGCACTGGCGCGCTGGAGCATCGCCTCGCCTACAAGGTGACCTCGCTATTGCTGCCGCTTGATCAACTCAAGCAAATCGACCGGATATCGCCGCTTTTCTCGGTCAACCGCTTCAACCTGATCAGCTTTCATGAGGCGGATTATATCGAGCCACCATTCGACAGCCTGCAAGGCTATCTCGAACATCTGATCGAGCAATCCGGCGAATTCCCGATGGATGGAGAGCGCCCCACCCGCTTCGTGGTACTGACTTGCCCGCGCCTTCTGGGGCGGACATTCAATCCGCTGACCATCTTCTTTTGTTGCGACAGGGAGAACCGTCTTAAGGCCATTCTCTATCAGGTCAGCAACACATTCGGGCAAAGACATCACTATATCTACCGACTTGCCAACGACGAGAGCAATTTGTCACAGGATGCGCGATTAAGGCATGAAGGAAAAAAGATTTTCTATGTATCGCCCTTTCTGGACATAGCTGGAGAATACAGCTTTTCCATCCGCCTTCCACATGAAAAGCTTTCCTACCAGATAGGGCTCAGCGGCGGTCAACCTTCCGCGCTCATGGCCTCCTTCGTGGCACAAAAAAAGCCTTTCAACACTAGAAATCTGCTTTTGACTTTTGTTAGGCTAGTGCAGAGCGGATGGAAGATCCTCGCGGCCATACATCTCGAAGCCCTGAAACTATGGCGCAAGGGCGCTCCATTTTACAAGCGCCCCGCAGCGCCGTCCGAACCCGTTTCAGCTCTTCACCGCTCGAAATTTGGGAAAGGATTGCATCAATGAGTTTGCAGAAGAATATTTCGCATTCAGAATTTGATCGCTCTGGCTCCATGACAGAGTCTGCGCACCCCACGATGCAGGGACGCATCTGGCAGCATTTTCTCGGCCCCATTTTCTCCGGGCTGCATTATGGCCATGTGGAATTCATTCTCCCCTCCGGCGGCAAGCTTGCCTTTGGCTCTGGCAATGAAAAGGATCCCCGTGTACGGGTTCATATTCACCGCCACAGGACGCTCTGGAACATCCTGACCAAAGGCATGCTCGGGGTGGCAGAAAGCTTCATGTCCGCACATTGGAGCTGTGACAATCTGGCGAGACTGTTCGATCTCTGCCTCAAGAACCGCACGATCTACGACAATCTCTATGCCCATGGAAAACTGGCCCGCTGGATCGCCCATCTCAAGCATCTGACCCGCGCCAACAGCATCAGGGGCAGTCGCAAGAATATCTCCTTCCATTATGATTTGGGCAATGAATTCTATCAGCTCTGGCTCGATCCGACGATGACCTATTCATCGGCTTACCGGACCGCAGACAATGAGACGCTGGAACATTCCCAGATCCGCAAGCTGGACCGCGTGCTGGAATTGAGCAACGCCCGCCAAGGCGAAACGATCCTTGAGATCGGCTGCGGCTGGGGTGCCTTTGCCGAGCGCGCCGCCCATATCGGCTGCAAGGTGGAAGGGCTGACCCTGTCGACCGAACAGCTGGATTTTTCGCAGAAGCGAGCCAAGGCCAAGGGCTTTGACGAACTCGCCCGCTTTCATCTGCGCGACTATCGCCATGAGGCCGGTCAATATGACGCCATTGCTTCCATCGAGATGATAGAAGCGGTGGGAGAAGAGCATTGGCCAACCTATTTCAGACATCTGCACGACAATCTCCGCCCCGGAGGGCGGGCAGCGCTTCAGGCCATCACCATCGATGAAAATGGCTATGCCAGATATCGCAGCGGGGCGGATTTCATCCAGACTTTCATTTTCCCCGGTGGCATGCTGCCCACCGAGGATCATCTCGACCATCACGCCAGAAAGGCCGGTCTTGTCCCCGTCTTCAAGGAAACTTTCGCGCCCGATTATGCCAAGACACTGGCGCGCTGGAGCAAGGCTTTTCTGGCCCAGTGGCCGCAGATTGCCAAGCTTGGCTATGATGAACGCTTCAAGCGCATGTGGCTGTTTTATCTGGCCTATTGTGAGGCAGGCTTTGCCAACCGGACCATCAATGTGGGGCATTATTGCTACGAGCGCCCCACATAGCAGCCCCCCGCAGGCCAGACAGTTTACATTCATAACAACAAAGGCATGGAGATCAGACCTCCATGCCTTTTTGTTGGCTCAGATGCTCGCCTTTTGCCGGATTTTCCGGATCATCCAGCCGACAAGCGGTAGCCGGTCATAGAAATGGCGGCTGGCGTCCCAATAATCGAAATGGGCGCAAATCTTGCCGGCCCCGTTGAATCTGATCTCGCTCACTCCGCGCACTTTCCAGTCGCCAATATAGGCAACCGTACAGGAAAAATCCCACCGCATCAGGCAAAGGTCCGGATCATCGGACCATGCCAGATCAAGGATCTCGAAGCGGGGCTCTTTCACATCCTCGAACATCTTGTCGACAATGCGCTGGAAATTCTCCCGCCCTCGCACATCATTGAAGGGGTCGATGAAATGGATGTCATCGGCGATCAGGCCTTGCGCATCCTGCGTTGTTTCCGGGCTGAGCGTCTCGAAATATTGCGCATAAGCACGCGCCACACCAAGCCTTTTATCACTCGGAACAAACATCACAGCATCCTTCTCATGAGGCGGAAATAGAGACCATAGGGAAGACGGCGCAACAGCCTGAGCACAAGCACCAGACGCAAGGGAAAGGCTATTTCGAAAGCGCGCCCCTCAAGGCCCTTGGCGATGCGCTCTGCGGCATCTTGCGGGGACAGAAGAAACGGCATGGCAAAGCTGTTCTTCTCCGTCATCGGGGTGTCGACAAAGCCGGGATTGATCAATTGCAGCCGGATTCCCGCCGCATCAAATTCGGGCCTGATCGTTTCGCAAAGGCTGGCAAGCGCGGCCTTGGTCGGGCCATAAAGGGCGGCCAGTGGCAAGCCGCAATAGGAGGTGAGCGAGGCTACGATGGCAATCGAGCTGCCGCCCTTTGCCTTCAATCCCGGATAGAGCGCTTCAAGAACCGACACGGCACCAAGATAATTGACCTGCATATGTGCTTGGGCGGCTTTAAGGCTTAGTTGCTCTATGCCGCCGGGTTGATAAATGGCGGCACAATAGATGGTCAGATCCGGTAAGCCACCATTGGCCTCAAACCAGCGCACGGCACCAGAGACATCTTCCGGCCTGCCGACATCAAGCGGCAGAGCCCTGATCGCGGCGCATTCCTGCGCCAGCCCTTCGAGCTTTTCGATGCTGCGGGCACTGACGAAAATCTCCGGGCAGGAACGGGCAAGCAGCCGCGCCAGCTCCGCACCGATGCCCGAACTGGCACCGATGATCCAGACCCTGTTCCATAATCGCAAATGTTGGCTCATCCCGTTGCTTTCTCCTTTGTTAAGCAATACGGAATGACGGGCGCCTCAGATCACTTCCTCGCCTCGTGCAAAGCCTGTTTCTCCGCCGGTTGGTAAAGATCCCCTAGCCAACGAGAAGCTGTTTGAGCCGAAGCGCCTCAAATTCCACTTCCTTGACCCGATGCATGACGATATCGCGAATGGAAATGACCCCTTCCAGCACATCGCCATCCACCACCGGCATATGGCGGAAGCGTCCGTCGGTCATCCGCTTCATGACATCGCCCACCTTGTCGCCTTTCGAGCAGGTCTTGGGATTGGCGGTCATGAAATCCTTCACCGGACGGGACAGGGCCTCTTCTCCCAGATCGCCCGTAGCCCGAATGACATCGCGCTCGGAAACCACGCCCACCAGGCCGGCATTGGGGTCTACCACAGGCATATTGCCGATTTTGCGAACATTGAGTTCCGCAATCACAGAAGCAAGGCTGGCATTGACGGTCACCGAATATAAAACACCGTGCGCCTCTTCCAGAATATCCCCCACCGTCGTGTTGGAATAAGCCTTCTCGAAAGCGATATGCGCATCTTGCGACGCACTGCTGCGCTTGCTTTTTTGTTCGGCACGGGGGCCTTGGTAGGAACTTGGGGCTGCCATGTTATTTCTCCTGCACTCTCCTGCAATGCGCTCATCTTGTTGCGAGCAGCCTGAC
It encodes the following:
- a CDS encoding CBS domain-containing protein yields the protein MAAPSSYQGPRAEQKSKRSSASQDAHIAFEKAYSNTTVGDILEEAHGVLYSVTVNASLASVIAELNVRKIGNMPVVDPNAGLVGVVSERDVIRATGDLGEEALSRPVKDFMTANPKTCSKGDKVGDVMKRMTDGRFRHMPVVDGDVLEGVISIRDIVMHRVKEVEFEALRLKQLLVG
- a CDS encoding SDR family NAD(P)-dependent oxidoreductase, with amino-acid sequence MSQHLRLWNRVWIIGASSGIGAELARLLARSCPEIFVSARSIEKLEGLAQECAAIRALPLDVGRPEDVSGAVRWFEANGGLPDLTIYCAAIYQPGGIEQLSLKAAQAHMQVNYLGAVSVLEALYPGLKAKGGSSIAIVASLTSYCGLPLAALYGPTKAALASLCETIRPEFDAAGIRLQLINPGFVDTPMTEKNSFAMPFLLSPQDAAERIAKGLEGRAFEIAFPLRLVLVLRLLRRLPYGLYFRLMRRML
- a CDS encoding cyclopropane-fatty-acyl-phospholipid synthase family protein, coding for MSLQKNISHSEFDRSGSMTESAHPTMQGRIWQHFLGPIFSGLHYGHVEFILPSGGKLAFGSGNEKDPRVRVHIHRHRTLWNILTKGMLGVAESFMSAHWSCDNLARLFDLCLKNRTIYDNLYAHGKLARWIAHLKHLTRANSIRGSRKNISFHYDLGNEFYQLWLDPTMTYSSAYRTADNETLEHSQIRKLDRVLELSNARQGETILEIGCGWGAFAERAAHIGCKVEGLTLSTEQLDFSQKRAKAKGFDELARFHLRDYRHEAGQYDAIASIEMIEAVGEEHWPTYFRHLHDNLRPGGRAALQAITIDENGYARYRSGADFIQTFIFPGGMLPTEDHLDHHARKAGLVPVFKETFAPDYAKTLARWSKAFLAQWPQIAKLGYDERFKRMWLFYLAYCEAGFANRTINVGHYCYERPT
- a CDS encoding DUF1365 domain-containing protein; protein product: MTKNAPSKFAPAPCLYEGVVTHIRTGALEHRLAYKVTSLLLPLDQLKQIDRISPLFSVNRFNLISFHEADYIEPPFDSLQGYLEHLIEQSGEFPMDGERPTRFVVLTCPRLLGRTFNPLTIFFCCDRENRLKAILYQVSNTFGQRHHYIYRLANDESNLSQDARLRHEGKKIFYVSPFLDIAGEYSFSIRLPHEKLSYQIGLSGGQPSALMASFVAQKKPFNTRNLLLTFVRLVQSGWKILAAIHLEALKLWRKGAPFYKRPAAPSEPVSALHRSKFGKGLHQ
- a CDS encoding nuclear transport factor 2 family protein, whose amino-acid sequence is MFVPSDKRLGVARAYAQYFETLSPETTQDAQGLIADDIHFIDPFNDVRGRENFQRIVDKMFEDVKEPRFEILDLAWSDDPDLCLMRWDFSCTVAYIGDWKVRGVSEIRFNGAGKICAHFDYWDASRHFYDRLPLVGWMIRKIRQKASI
- a CDS encoding FAD-dependent oxidoreductase gives rise to the protein MQIAIIGSGISGLSAAWLLSRHHSVDIYEKDDRLGGHANTQRVESSTGPVDVDTGFIVYNEKTYPNLTRLFAHLEVETAPSDMSFSACLRERDQEYSGQGLKGLFAKPSNAINPRFLKMLSDIRRFYAEAPRDIETVQARQLTLEDYLKTNGYSEAFIHDHLVPMGAAIWCIPSEEMMKFPFEAFMRFSINHGLVQFRDRPQWRTIAGGSQNYVRKIVQHISGELHLNQSISALVRRPGSVTLRTRQGLEKRYDHVVLACHADQALQILSATEGDIDQAERDTLAAIPYHKNLAILHKDPALMPRRRAAWASWNYIQDSGIKASGDDGDPRLCVTYWMNKLQPLTCEDDLFVTLNPIDQPAEGSILRSQLYHHPVFNMQAIEAQKHLWKLQGNRRTWFCGAYFGYGFHEDGIQAGLAVAEQLGGIKRPWALEEPSSRIHVTPAKTTRDHANDAPRKLAVAK